The genomic stretch ATTGATCGCTGATGCAGAGAGGCTTGCAGATGGGTGGGAAGAGGCCAAGGCAACAGGTGCCCCTATCACGCGCCCCGACAAAAGGCCCTAGGCTGCAGGATGAGACCCTAGCCGAGATGAGCCAACACCAAGCGGAGGAGAAGATCACCGTCACCATCAACGCCAACCTATTGAAGTGTTGTGTATGCTTTGGTCCATTGACGTCACCCATTTTCCAGGTATGGATGTGTAGAAACAATCTCTCATGTCCAATGCTTCGATATTATTACCTTGCAGTTTTTGGAAGTTCTTGATTTATTTAGAGTAAAGTAAACATCACTTGAGTGATTAAGGTCTCTTTTGCACATGAACTTTTCTACCCAATTCAAGAATGACACATGGTCTTCTTCCCTAACTTTGGCAAGGTTAGGGTTATGAGTCAGGGGCTTACCTGGATTCAGTAGGTGTAGGAGCAGTGTGGGGTTAGGCGGCACCGATCGTGCTATGGGGGAAGGCGGTTGGGTGGGGCAAGTGTGGGGCCATGATTGAGATAGCCCAATGACCACCACCAGGTTACCATGACAATAGTCAGAGGCGGTGGGGTGCCACTAGAGCCGGATAGGAGGCGGTGGCGGTAGGGGAGCTTGAGCAGAGATGAAGAAGACAATGAGGAGGAGGCACATCCAATGGTTTTAGGACTGTATAGATGGTCATCAGGCCGGCCCGGCTCGACACAGTCTGTATAGGTCAAGCCGGCATGGCACACCGTGCCTTCTCGAGCCGTGCCTCTTCAGGCCTCATGCCTGACCACCAGCCCAAGCATAGCACTACAAGCCAGAATTCATGTTGGGTCGACCCATTGAGGATGCCCAAAACTATGAGTCATGTCAGCCCGTGGCGCAACACAGATCCAAAGAATAGAGAGAGAAGGGCAGTGGTGGTGCTCAATGCTAGATCTAACAGTGGTGGAGGGGACTTGGTGAGCCACGGAGAAGTAGGAGCTCGAGTCTTCGGCGATTGGTGGGGCGGAgctcgagcatgtcatgctcgcacCCTAGGCGCAACCTCGTGGAGGGACTAGAGAAGAGGAGCCATCGCAGATGGCCATCAACACGTTCATCCTCTGCAGTGCATGAGGTAGAGGTGAGTGCTATAGGGCAGAGAAGGTGAGGAGCCAGTCGTCCATCACACATTCATGCCATCATGGAGTAGAGGCATCGGGAGAGGAAGAGAAGCATGCAGGCATGTGGCTAGGGAAAGAGAAGGCCACGTCATGTGCATGGCCGCATGGGTGTGCATATTGAATGGAAGGTGGTGGTGGCTGCCTATCTTGGGATTGAAAGGGAGTTAGGGTTACAAAGGATAGGACCCAGTATATATTCAATGGGGGTGTTGGGCCTTTAATAGGCCCATGGCTTTTTCTGGGTCATGTCGTGCCAGACCACATGCCTAGGGTGtggcccaggcacggcctgCTCCATCGATCGGGTCAGCCCGAGCCCACTGGCTATCAGGACATGTTGTGCTCGTGCCGGGCTAAAATAACATGCTATGTGTTGGGCCATCATGCCTCGGATGACATGGACATTTATATAGGAGTGGGATGTTGTGGTTGGCAGCCACGGAGCCACTAGAGCTAGGTAGGGAGAAGGAGGCGGCGAGGATGAGAGTCAAAGTAGGGAGCTACTCAAGTGGGGTCACCATTGTGGAAGTGCTGGCCACCGGTTTTGCCCCCGTTAGCTCTACCTGACCCTTTGTGTGACCCTGCTCATCCTCCACCTTTAACCAACAGAGGAGAAGGGAGACATCAGAGTGGGGAGCTATAGGCGGTTGGCAGTGAGGAATGGTCGAGCATGGCCATATCCCTAGCCTGAGGGCTTTGCTCTGTGGAGTAACAAGAGGAGAAGAAAGAGGAAGATGATGGGATGGAGGAAGATCAAAGGGGTACGCCCCATAAATATTGGTGAGCGGGTAATTTTGATGGAACTCTTGACTCTATAGCTGGTAGAACCAAGTCACTAGGTGTTGTTAGAATTGTATTGGGAAAGCTACTTTCTACCCATTACATCCCTTTGTTCGACTTTTACATTTTTATAGTAAAAACACTTTTGGAATTCCAACCAAATACTCTCTTGGTCCCAATAAAAGAGTTGTTCTAGTTTTCAAATTTGTCCCATTGGAAGTGTTGTTCTAGCCTGCAAAAGTGGAGTCCACACCTACGAAGCCTacctttctctttctctctcccaCCTCCCTTGCCGCTCGCATGGCCGCTCGAATCCGCATCCACCATCGTCACTCACAACATCCGGCCCTATTAGCATCGAGGCAGAAGCAGAGTGACCTGCCGATGGCAAGGCCCATAGTCGTGGCCTTCCTCCTTCTCCATTGTTATTCCTCTCTACTCTTCTTGTTGTGCGCTGCATGAGGTGGGTGGGCAGGAGGTGGAGCGACACCCTAGGTGAGGCTGTCGATGAGGTCGAGGATGGTGGGCAAGGACCCTGCATGGCCATGTTGTCACTGAGATCCGCACGACGGAGGAGCCATCACTGAGATCCACATGAAGGAGTTGTCGCCAAGATCCGCATGTTGAAGGAGTTGTCACTGAGATCCCCACGTTGGAGGAGTCATCTCCTTGATCTATTGCTCCACTACTGGCGAAGGCCAGGATGGCCTACGGTGATGGCGCGTTGCTACTCACCTTGACACGGGGGTTAGTGGGGTGGGCTCGGTCCTGCACGATGAGGAGGTGGCTGCTCACTCGTCTGGATCTAGACAAGGACAATAGAAACGCAGGAGAGATGGGGAAGGAGGGAGTAGGGGTATAGTTGTCTTTTGCCATCATCATTGGTTTGCGTGCTAAGTCCCAAAACGATTGTATTTTTGGGACAGAGGAAGTACAACTAGGTATGCAAGGTGGAGTGGGCCGCCGCACCAACCTGCTAGGCTCACTATGCCAAACCCACCTAAATAGAGTGGCCTGAAGTGGACAACCCACATATTCCAGCGGCAACCCACAACCCACGTCGTGTCAGCTCGCTGACTCGGAGATGCTCTGCAGCTACGGTTGCTAGTGCCACCCTCTGCTGTCATTGTCACTTCTTCGATGTTGCCGGTCCGACTTCTTCGGACACTTTCTGTTCTTGGTCAGTGGACCGCCCCTGCCCTTGGTTGCCCGCCGCGGTATATCATGTTGTCGCGGCGCCCCTGCGGATTGTCCACCACCACCTCACCGTCGCACCACCGCAGCTTGTTCTCTCTCCTTGCCTGTATCGCTTTCGCCACCTCTGTACACGCACAGCCAGTGGTGCACGGGTTAGCATCAGCAGCTTGCCTCCATGACAATGCAAGTCGGTCGGCGGCGATGCACAGGCACTGCCGTCGGCGTCTCTCTCCGTCCTCCGTCGTCGGATCGCAATGCAATGCCACGCCATTGCCAATTGAAATTGCCATGTCATGCATTGGATCCATCCATGTCGTCGTTCGTCCGTGACATGCTCATCCATGAGCATGAGGATTCAAGAGCTGCCTACTCGTGCCCGTGCAGTGCAACCAAGCATGGTTCATGGAGATGGAGCCACTCCAACCAAAAGCTACTGTACTAGTACTTGTATAGAAACCTATACGTAGCAGTACAGTATAGGGAGTACTATATGCGGACTAAGGATACGCTATAGAACACTACCAAAAAGGTGAAATTCTCCTAATATTTTTAAGTAGTAATAAAACGTTACCATTAGTCATAGCATATGagaaagtttatactaaattttaaatGGTAAAATATTAAGAGAAATCCACGTGACTAGGAGAAGAAGAAAATTTTGGTTGTGACAGCTGGCAGGGAACAGATGGGAGACCATCGCCGCATGCCACTGTGCATCGCAGTCGCGCCTTGCTTCACCTTGCGAGATGCAGAGCACGATGATAGCCACGTAGTGCTCGGGGTTGCCAGCTTGCCGCACATGACCTCTGTGGTGGTGGCCGTCACGGACAGCACGTGGGTGTTGTTTCAGGTGTGTGCGCTTATGCGGTGTTGTGCGGGCTGCCGCAAGGCCCACGAAAGCTAGCGGCGTTGCACGGCTCCCACATAATTAAACCTGCAAGCTCTCTCGTGGCTCTCGAGCAGATGCGGGGTGGGCTGACCACGCCGGCCCACTTGCATCCTTAAGTACAACCTAATTCACTCAACGTCTAGTGTCTTTGTCTATTCTTTGATGTTATATTTATGAGCATTGTCTTAATTTCCTTATACCACTGATTTAGAATAAATAAATTGATCATTATGAAAGGGACTATTTCTTCACAAAAGAAAGGTTTAAAATACATATTTGTGGTCATTATTATATTCCAAGTTAGACAATCCACACGAATTGTTCGGTGTAGAAAGTCTGTAAAACTAGGGTGAGGCTAGGTTGCTGTTAGGAGGTGCAAATACACCTCtaaaaatgcaaaaaaaaaaaatagtaggTTTAATTAAAATTTCATTATATATCTATGCTTTATGGCAAATGTTTATACATCATAAGGCAAGTGCACCTTCTCTAAGTTACTCCAACCAGTAAAACCCCTGTTTGTTTCACTTCCATTTTCTCCTTTTGGTTGTCATGCAGTGCACCAAAGGCCATGTCTCTTGCTCAGGGTGCTGCACCGAGAGGTACGAGGACGACGAGGTCGAATGCCTCATGTGCCGTGAGCCAGAGACGGCTACCCGCTGCCTCGCCATGGAGCACTTCTTGGGCGGCATCCACGTGCCATGCCCGTTCCAGCAGCATGGGTGCACCGAGATGATCCCCTACGCGTCGGAGCAAGCCCACAAGGCGTCGTGCGCCCACGCCCCGCGCCACTGCCCCATCTCCGGCTGCGCGGGCTACGCCGGCAAGCCCCTCCGCGAGCACATCCGGCAAGACCACCCCGGCGTGGTCCGCACGGTCGTCTCGCCGTGCTGCCTCAGGCCACTGAGGATGCGCGCGCACGAGCAGGCCCGCGTGGTGAGGCTCTGCAACGGCACCGGCAAcggggacgacggcggcggcggcggcgcggagttCCTAGTTGTCGTCGGACAATACAAGCAGCTGGGGCGCGCGCTGTCGGTGGTGCACCTCGTGGATGAGTCCGTGGACGAGCAGGATTTCAAGCACAGGATCGATGTGGTCAGCAAGGCCGGCGTCCTCTCGCTGTCCGGTGAGACCCTGGACGCCGAGCACCTGGCGGAGCCGTACGAAGCGAGCCTGTTCCTGTTCGTCCCCAATGAGACCTGGGACTCTCCTGAGGGCATCCGTGTGTTCATCGAACTGGAATGAAAGTCCCCATTTGGAAAGCAGTGGTTTATTTTATTCTACTTTTTTGCAAGAACCTAGACTATTTTCCGTTCGATGACTTCTGCATCCAACTTTTGCTTTCATCAAATGGTAAgtcattcctttttttttaagatatGTAGCGTTTGTTATTCACCTAAGGACTAAGGGGCTGCCTGCCCTGTGGTACTCAGTACTTGGTGTTTGTTAAATTGGTGAAGACTGTGTTACTTGTGTTTGTTTCCATTGGCATAGAAATCGGATCCGTGTAATGCATTGTTGACACCCTTCACTTAGAATTTCGAAACACATCACTTTTCCCTTCCACCAAACAAAAATGAAAAAAGTTCACATTACCTTCCTTAACTTATGTGAAAGTGTTTTAGAAACTTATGTGAAAGTGTTTCTTAGAGTTCAAAAGAAACTTATGTGAAAGTGTTTTTTAGGTTCAACGAGGAAAAgcactttttccaaaaaaaaaaaaaaaaaaaaaaaaaaactttgctcGTGCGCACAACTGCCTTCTTCTCTAGTCTCCACCGCCGGCACCGACAGAACGAGCGTCCAGCCCAGTTACGTGCCATTTGGGTCCAGTGACGCGCCTTTTGGGCTTCCTTGTTGACGCATATTGGGCTGGACTTCTCGCTTCAGCTCGGGTCCGGTCACCCGTGACGCGCCTGTTGGGCTTCCTTGTTCACACGGATTGGGCTAGGCTTCTCGCTTCAGGTTCATCCATTCGGCCCGGTACGGTGCTGCTAACATAACATAACATGGCGGTGGCTCTACATTCGGCGGAGCGGGCCTGCGACAGCTGACGGTGTCTTACTTCGGCTGCAGGCAGCAACCATTGCTGGAAGTAGCGTCGAGCTATATTCTTCCTAAATGGTAATAgcaattttaataaaaataaactATTCTCTAACAGTTTCTCTAAATGTAATAACCATTTTATATTTTAGACTTTTCGCTAGCCAAAAATAAAAGACGAGAATAACTCTCTAGAATACACGTGATATATAGAAAAACTATTAGAGTGAAAGGATATAAAAAGCGATTTATTTTTATGCAACTAACTCTCTAAATGACGATGAGTCCCTCTCCAAAAGTTTACACCTTATCCCATCAAATATTTAAacacatgtataaaatattaaatataaactaaaaaaataactaattgcatagattGCAACTCATtttcgagacgaatcttttaagcctaactaGTCCAAGATTTGATAATAAAGTGTCACATTAACACGTGTGCTAATaacagattaattaggctttataaattcatctcatgatttactaACGcattatgtaatttatttttctatTAGTATTTGAACACCTCATGCGACACGATACCCTGCGTGACACCTCAAAACTTTACaccttagaactaaacaagcctgGAGATGCTCTACACTGTTTTTCCATTGccagtatgaacatgattaccgTTTTGCGTTTACATCTCCATTCATCAACCGAACAGCACCCTCAATGTTGTCAAAAACACAGCACCCTCGAATTCTGTCACAGGTCCGTCGGTTACTTCGTCAAACACGTCACATAAGTACCATCAACCTTTTGCACATTCTATGGCAACTATATGTAGATTGTTGCATCAAACGCTACGGGCAGTATCAATTACCAATTCATGTAGTTTAGCATGTTTCGACTGGATACAGCCTAGTCTACCACACTGCAGTTGGATACCATACCATTGAAGGCCACACAATTTCACCCCTAAAGCAAACAGATGCTACAAAGGGTAGTCGGCAGGGATGCCATACTGCCGATTTGCCATTGCTCACATCCACAGTTCATTAGCACACTACAGTCCTGCAATTAAGGGGGTACTGCTTCACTGCAAGAGACCAGAGTTGTCAGTGCATATCCGGCTATCCGCAGCAAAATGCAGAATGTCATATCAAGAGGACAGTAGGACACATGAGATTATGAGAATAACTGTATGTCAATCAAGGGTGAAAAAATCGCTAAGCATTGTATTAACCACATGTCCATAACAGCAACAACCGTGACCAACCAATCAATAACATTCCCCCGTTCCTTCATTTCTCAATTCTGTATGGAAGCACCAACAATTCCATCAGTTCTATAAACAAAGGCACATGCCATTCAACTCATTGCTACTAATTACAATGTCTATTAGCTTCCGTATTCCCACAGTAAGCTCTCTTGGCTTCCAATAATGCTAGTGTGCACTAAACCCTTGAAGCCATGAcaccaaaaaaaatcaagaaagaATAAACCCATCTCTCACCTTGGCCGTGTGTTCATACAACAGGTGCAAAAATGCTTGCTCCTGAAGCGATGGCAGGAAGTTCTCGAGACATGCGAGCTCCTCTGTGCAAAATGAGACAAGCTCAACGCTTCAACTGCGGGAAGTAAAGCCTCATGCTTGGATGCTACTGCTATTGCTTGCAAGAGTTGTTGCTTGACTTTGATTCTTCCAGAATCCGGTTCATATATGTTCGGAACTTCTCAGCTTGAGGACCAGGTCTTACAATGTTGACATTGCTCCACTGGGAGCAAGGATCACTGAACCACCTCCTCCTACCTGTGCACCATGCACCAGGAACAGGTCTGTGGCGCCAACGTCGTAGCACTTTATCATCAATCTTGTCCAATAGTGGTTCATTCTCCTTAAACTTCCGGGCAAAAGGAACCCCACTCCCTACTAGCTCATCATAATGTGTAACATTTAGGGAATGGGGTTCCATCTGAGGTGGATCGTCCCACACCACATACCGCAAGTCATTGTTCACCGTGAAATTGCGGAAGTCTGAGTTGCATGCAACCGAATGGAAATACCCCTCTAGAGGTAGCATCACATTTGTGAAGTACATGAGGAGTGTTCTAGGGAGATTCTCCCAACCAAAAACACAATACTCCACAAAGCGTCTGTTTAAAATGACCCATGGAGAACCTAATGAAAGGGAATGCATGTCTTAGAAAACCATTTCATCAAGCAGGTGAAAAACAAAGTGCAAGTAAAGAGAAATGCCTGTGAAAAATTTGAAACCATCAGGAGTGTCCCGTTTCTCTGTGGCTTGGAAGAACTGATTCCTCCCTGCCAAGTATACTCCAGCATCTACTATAATCGGTTGCACTCTCTGAGACCTGCAAAAGAAGTATACTGGTGAAACTAACAGCAGTGCACTGTGTACCATTCACTATTGCTGTGTTCAGATAGAACATACTCTTTCCATCCAATGTCACTCGTGTGATCAATAAAGTTGAGGTGCCTTGGAACAGAGGAGAAAACATGAATCAAGTCTGCAGCAAGGGACAAAAAGAAAACAGCGAGTCATAAACAGGAAACTCAAGAACCCCTAAGAGGTGTCAGTCAGAATACAAAAGCCAAAAGCAAAATTAGAACATGCTAGTATAAGAGCAAAATTACACTTCAATACAAAAGTGCGTGAACTACATGTGACATAGTGGAAGCAGCACATAACACAGATCAAGACAATAATGCCATACAGGTAGTGTCAGAGGAAATGAGGAAAAAGGACACCATAAATCAGAGCCCCAGATTGTGCATCCTGTGTTGATAATTCAGTGGTGCACTTGTTAAAGCTCTCTTAGTTGTTCATTAAACTGAAGGGTTAATCCCAGCTAGATGACACAAACAAAGCCACATCTAGAGTTGCATAGCTTGTTCCTGACGATTAGAGTCCTCATATAAGGATGAGAGCACAAATTAGTCATGGAGTGGTTGAGCTGGTATGGTACCAAAATAGAGAATGAAGAAGACAGCATGGCAATCTGGTAGTTGCACTATATCTGCACCTAAGGCGGCTATGGCACCACACTCCAACAGGATTCCAACCAAGCAAGTTCTTCCAAAATCACCTAAACGTAGCAGCAGCAGGCCATTTCCTAATCCTGGTGGGGTAGTGGGTCTTTGGTCCTTTCAGGCATATTTATGCATTCAATTATGCAACTTGACAGATAACATTAAACACCACTTAATACAAGTCAGCAACATGCTGTGAAGAACACAAAATTGATTTTTGTAGCTACGGAGACCCCTCAACCGAGCAGTGGCAGTTGCCCTTGCAATTTCCTGATCTATTCGTACAGCATGCTTTGCCTCCAATTCAAGAATGGAAATGCTCGGCAAACGCAATTTCGAGTAGCAACCTTCATTGGTATTGATAACGACCAAGTAAAGAGCTCAGATTTGTCCTTAGATCCGGACAAGCCTGTGCTGCTGTGGAGCAAAACTGCTACTCAAACAGATCGTGCTACCAGATGGAAATGGAGCATTTGAATCTTACCGTCCTGGGTGAGAAGGGGGTAGTCGGCGGCGTTGAGCGTGACGAACCAGTCCCACTCCGCATCGAGCCGGAGCATCGCGGCGGCCGCACGCAGCGTGGCGGCGAGGCCGGAGGAGCCCATTGGGGTGCCCGCGGTGGGCCTGCCCACGACATCGACATTTCCGAAGGCGCGCACGGCGGGTGCGGCGCGCGCGACGGCCGCGGCGAGCTCGGCGCGCTCGGAGGCCGGCGCGTCGGCGGAGAGGTGGAGCAGGTAGCGGTTCCTGGGGTGGTAGACGGCGAGGAGCAGCCGCAGGAGCTTCCTGCCGTCGCCTCGCCCCCCCGCGAGCAGGTACGCGAAGgaaggcggcgcggcggcgccccgGCGCACGTAGGAGGGCGGCGGGAGGCGCGCGAAGAGCGCGGACGAGGCGGAGAAGCCCGAGAGCGCGGAGAGGAAGAGCAGGAGCGAGACGAAGGAGACGGAGACGAGCGGGAGCAGCCACTTGTCGGCGGCGCCCATGGCTGCTTTGTTTGCTTGGTGGCAGGACGGGCGGTGGCGGGCGGGCACGCTGAGTTGGTGGTGACACGCCGCGCGTCACCGCCGCCGCATTCGGGGCTAGGGCTCCGGCGACGACGGccgggcggcggcgggcggtggGATTAGGGTTTGGCGAGATCGCATCGGGGGAGAAGGGAAGGGCGAAATAGCGAGATCGGGATGGCTGGTGCCGGCCGCGCTGCTGTCGTGTATTTTCTGCTCGCGGCTCGCGTGCGTTTCTCTCTTGCTTGGCAATGGGAAGAGGCCAGagggggggagggggaggagggaCGCGAGCGTGAGCGTGAGCGTGAGGCGCCTGTCGCTTTGTACCACCGCAACACCGGGGGGAATCGCTTCCGCGGCCGCGGCTATGGAGCCTGTGACTCACTGGCAACTGGGCGCCACGTTTACCAGGGCCCAGCAGTCATACGGACGATGTAGACCGCGTCCACGTGGGTCGCGGGAGGTCACGGCACGGGTCCCGCGTGTCAGAGCGACGACAGTCATTGCTTCCTTCTCACGGGTTCACACTTGACCTGCCCACTCAGTCACACGAAACTGACGCGTGGGCCATGGAGGTCGGAATGGGGTGGGTAGGCAGCGGGTAGCTGGGGAAACGGGGAGAAGGGGGGTAGTCAGGGACGACGTTGATTACACTTGGTGGGGCCCGGATGGCAGAGGCGCGCGGGGCGAACAGAACAGCGGCAGCGCTGACGCTTCTGGAGAGTGTGGCGGCGTCATCGCCTCATGGCCAGCTTGGGATTTTTAATTCGTTGTTAAAATAGAAATCTCCCGCGTCTTGTCTGGGCCGCGTCTTGTCTTAATTAGCGATGCCCTAGCTGTAATTAAGAAGCTTCCGTTGGTTGCTTCGGCCGCTATCTGCTTTTGAGGGCTTTGCCAATGCTCCAAGTTAGTATAGCCCCGGCCTCCAACTTGGCAACCGATGCCTAAACTCGGCTTGACCGAGGCTAGCCTCAGCAAAAAGGTACAGTCCATGTTTACGTAGACATGAAATTTCTAGGCTTCAAAACTCCCATCCAAAACAATATAATGAAGACCCACTGTTCTCATCACCTGCACAGAAATTGTTTTTGCTTTTTGCTCGGTTATAGACTTCCTCTTAGTATGTATTTGGATGCCTCATTCATCCAACGCAAAATTTGCTAGCTGCCTACAGCTTTTGCCTGACGAAGCATACGCTGCTTCTGTAAGATCTCATCACAAACTGCAAGGCCATTAATCGAGTTGAGGTGGCAGTCTAATACGAACGTAGAAGCCGAGGGAGTAGTCATCTAGTATATAGTTAATTAATATATGCCCTTAATAATATATCTATGTATGTAGTTATTGTTTGGCTCCACCTTTTCATTATGTATATTTGTATATTTGAGGCCTAATAAGAGGTGTTTAGTTGGAGGTGTTAAAGTGTAACATGTACtgtaatattttatttttatttggtaactagtgtctaatcataaattaattaataagcttaaaagatatgtcttgcaaattattctttagttatatttttagtttcgtaaataatctatatttagtattgtGACCAAACATTTAATGTGATATATGTTAAAAAAACACGAGCAACTCATTTACATTAACATGTAATCGTTGTTGCTCCCTTCATTGGTTCTGAATATGAAGCGTCGAGCCTTGCTGGCTTCCGTCGTTTCTTGTTGTTTCACTGTtcatcttctcttcttcttcttcgccaGTTCACAGACATCACCATGCCAGTACTACCAGAGTGGGAGGCTAGACGTGAAACGTTGCGCCGTGCCGCCACCGCTGTCCCGAATCAAGATAGCAACCGGTACATGAAACCCAAGTACCTGACGGGTTTTACACGATAAAGAGATAAATATGGAATGATTTTTCTATCTATGAGGTGTTATTGGGCAATATTCTATACTGTCAGTTATGACGGGTACGGGTATGTACTACCCATACCTGCCTACCAGCGGGTAAAAAAACACCCACCAAAATAACCAGCCACTCTAGTCATTTTAGCCTATCTAGCTTATGAATTTAGCCCAAATCCAACTAAACCCTTCTAGTATATATACGAATTTGATGTCATTATATGAATGTTAGTTTGTAACTTGTtggagtcttggaattatttatttttgtatGTGAATATGTatcatttatatataattttcgGATACCTTTTTGGAGATGACTAGCAAAACATGCCCGTGTGTTGCAACGGGGCAAAAACTATCGCATATTTAGCCGTCAACAAGGAGCATACAAAACGTTATGCCACTGTGCTAGCAGTTCTCTCCGCGAAGCTTGCTTCGGTGTTCGGTGTTCCGATATGAGATTCGGGTGCATGCTCACTCCGTGTTGGTGAGTGGTTTGGCGGACTTAGTGTAGAGCCTCGTGGTGGTGCACGTGGAGCTGATTGGCATGGATGACGAGCCTTGAAACAATACACAACACACgtaaagtctcaagccctgcGGTGACATATGCTGAGTCTTGTACCTTGCGGTGACACAGGCCAAGCCCTATATCTCGTTCATGTG from Sorghum bicolor cultivar BTx623 chromosome 3, Sorghum_bicolor_NCBIv3, whole genome shotgun sequence encodes the following:
- the LOC8079041 gene encoding beta-glucuronosyltransferase GlcAT14A, producing the protein MGAADKWLLPLVSVSFVSLLLFLSALSGFSASSALFARLPPPSYVRRGAAAPPSFAYLLAGGRGDGRKLLRLLLAVYHPRNRYLLHLSADAPASERAELAAAVARAAPAVRAFGNVDVVGRPTAGTPMGSSGLAATLRAAAAMLRLDAEWDWFVTLNAADYPLLTQDDLIHVFSSVPRHLNFIDHTSDIGWKESQRVQPIIVDAGVYLAGRNQFFQATEKRDTPDGFKFFTGSPWVILNRRFVEYCVFGWENLPRTLLMYFTNVMLPLEGYFHSVACNSDFRNFTVNNDLRYVVWDDPPQMEPHSLNVTHYDELVGSGVPFARKFKENEPLLDKIDDKVLRRWRHRPVPGAWCTGRRRWFSDPCSQWSNVNIVRPGPQAEKFRTYMNRILEESKSSNNSCKQ
- the LOC8079040 gene encoding E3 ubiquitin-protein ligase SINA-like 7 is translated as MGGKRPRQQVPLSRAPTKGPRLQDETLAEMSQHQAEEKITVTINANLLKCCVCFGPLTSPIFQCTKGHVSCSGCCTERYEDDEVECLMCREPETATRCLAMEHFLGGIHVPCPFQQHGCTEMIPYASEQAHKASCAHAPRHCPISGCAGYAGKPLREHIRQDHPGVVRTVVSPCCLRPLRMRAHEQARVVRLCNGTGNGDDGGGGGAEFLVVVGQYKQLGRALSVVHLVDESVDEQDFKHRIDVVSKAGVLSLSGETLDAEHLAEPYEASLFLFVPNETWDSPEGIRVFIELE